In a single window of the Deinococcus aetherius genome:
- a CDS encoding polysaccharide deacetylase family protein, producing MTTNDADFSPNMSQHKTVEQRITSIEGQVQTLSQNMAEVTAALRALGTVPPTNPATAVELTLNLTSLEETVGTTTARGPMLTVVVDDGAPEDATRAPVFDELAIPVVWAPFTRRTNPAPNWDFYVARERKGDEVATRGFNGASLTALSDADADAQLRNSQADLRSRGLSGNNLLWPNSASDARVEGLAAKYFRAAAGGGEVTNTTFDNLYRLRRVGLYDQDPLTRYTGIIDQTVAANGWLILFTSGIAFGATQQALLRDIVAYARTKGMSFVTLNRGADLIRGVAATPAPAPSVATVEVFNVTKKKTTPLTVTSGDKLRVDQGDELTIIPQMIRDYRQVPAFTVVADSNKTVEIPYRPGPVVSVNDLIIQVVGVPSAPVRVRVKNRGWPLDEVQALKSGHTFNRNFADGDTLIVEPLPIAGYNTPPSAEYVMDQDRIITLSYASTAPAPTPTSGTATRPQLVPPQNAVNLREFASLKGYSIGQTGASDDITGLSVALDEAQRLARPVVLPEGVYGLSRRLIRRDWPNLHFYMDPRAVVQPLTHFGDPPNDEESGMVHFQRCDNFIGRGGRLLGKPDRNIQPLDDRCETLRVTNSKTVLLENIFSKDAHTASFETSKCSLVTIQWCEDDGSHGQGIATSYSTDVKIFYNILDLKWTVGYTDHGGIALFSYHDNGVLARWNIIRNTPGTATKSEGTANMTYEDNEVDGYGRDAFKIMPEPGGPPVVGGYMRRNKARNYRRLEPVGGSAFTLQGVDGGEMTGNEAWGPGLGLDGSGIAVVNYQAARSRNIKVDDNILWDYLWQIHVRQSDNIGGDRNKLRSTSGRRVKTPMFMDAANGGLWRFTEISDFTVDGVGSWSGTANVTFEDTIFTNGETAWGGGGTNLRIVRSKYIGVKTEIGGGNYIVVS from the coding sequence ATGACCACGAACGACGCGGACTTCTCCCCGAACATGAGCCAGCACAAGACCGTCGAGCAACGTATCACCAGCATCGAGGGGCAGGTTCAGACGCTTAGCCAGAACATGGCCGAGGTGACCGCCGCGCTGCGGGCCCTGGGCACCGTCCCCCCTACCAACCCGGCCACCGCCGTCGAGCTGACCCTGAACCTGACCAGCCTGGAGGAGACTGTCGGCACCACGACCGCCCGGGGGCCCATGCTGACCGTCGTCGTGGATGACGGTGCCCCCGAAGACGCTACCCGGGCGCCCGTGTTCGACGAGCTGGCTATCCCAGTCGTCTGGGCCCCCTTCACGCGCCGCACGAACCCCGCCCCCAACTGGGACTTCTACGTCGCTCGCGAGCGCAAGGGCGACGAGGTCGCCACGCGGGGATTCAACGGTGCGAGCCTCACGGCCCTCTCGGACGCGGACGCGGACGCGCAACTGCGCAATTCCCAGGCTGACCTGCGGAGTCGCGGCCTCTCGGGCAACAATCTCCTCTGGCCGAACAGCGCGAGCGACGCACGCGTGGAGGGCCTCGCCGCGAAGTACTTCCGGGCGGCGGCGGGCGGCGGGGAGGTCACCAACACCACCTTCGACAACCTGTACCGCCTCCGGCGCGTCGGGCTCTACGACCAGGACCCGCTCACGCGCTACACCGGCATCATCGACCAGACCGTGGCTGCCAACGGCTGGCTGATCCTGTTCACGTCGGGCATCGCGTTCGGGGCGACCCAGCAGGCATTGCTCCGCGATATCGTCGCCTACGCGCGCACGAAGGGCATGAGCTTCGTCACCCTGAACCGGGGGGCCGACCTGATCAGAGGTGTGGCCGCGACGCCTGCCCCCGCCCCCAGCGTCGCCACCGTCGAAGTGTTCAACGTCACGAAGAAGAAGACCACGCCCCTCACCGTCACGAGCGGCGACAAGCTCCGCGTCGATCAGGGCGACGAACTCACGATCATCCCCCAGATGATCCGGGACTATCGCCAGGTCCCGGCGTTCACGGTCGTCGCGGACAGCAACAAGACGGTCGAAATCCCGTACCGGCCCGGTCCGGTCGTGAGCGTCAACGACCTCATCATCCAGGTGGTCGGGGTCCCTTCCGCTCCGGTGCGTGTCCGCGTCAAGAACCGTGGGTGGCCCCTCGACGAGGTGCAGGCCCTGAAGTCGGGCCACACGTTCAACCGCAATTTCGCGGACGGCGACACCCTCATCGTCGAGCCGCTTCCCATCGCGGGGTACAACACGCCCCCGAGCGCCGAGTACGTGATGGACCAGGACCGCATCATCACGCTCTCCTACGCCTCGACCGCCCCCGCGCCCACCCCGACCTCGGGCACGGCCACCAGACCCCAGCTCGTTCCCCCGCAGAATGCCGTCAATCTGCGCGAGTTCGCGTCCCTCAAGGGCTACAGCATCGGCCAGACGGGCGCCAGCGACGACATCACGGGGCTGAGTGTGGCTCTCGATGAGGCGCAGCGGTTGGCACGGCCCGTGGTGCTCCCGGAGGGGGTCTACGGCCTGAGCCGCAGGCTGATCCGGCGCGACTGGCCTAACCTGCACTTCTACATGGACCCTCGCGCCGTGGTGCAGCCTCTCACCCACTTCGGGGACCCGCCGAACGATGAGGAGAGCGGGATGGTCCACTTCCAGCGGTGCGACAACTTCATCGGGCGAGGTGGTCGCCTGCTGGGTAAGCCTGACCGCAACATCCAGCCGCTCGACGACCGCTGCGAGACGCTCAGGGTCACGAACAGCAAAACCGTGCTGCTGGAGAACATCTTCTCGAAAGACGCCCACACGGCCTCCTTCGAGACGAGCAAGTGCAGCCTGGTGACGATCCAGTGGTGCGAGGACGACGGCTCGCACGGGCAGGGCATCGCCACGAGCTACAGCACCGACGTGAAAATTTTCTACAACATCCTCGACCTCAAGTGGACCGTCGGGTACACCGACCACGGCGGCATCGCGCTGTTCAGCTACCACGACAACGGGGTCCTCGCGCGCTGGAACATCATCAGGAACACTCCGGGCACGGCCACGAAGTCCGAGGGCACCGCCAACATGACGTACGAGGACAACGAGGTGGACGGGTACGGGAGGGATGCGTTCAAGATCATGCCCGAGCCGGGTGGCCCGCCTGTGGTCGGTGGGTACATGCGGCGGAACAAGGCCCGCAACTACCGGAGGCTGGAGCCTGTCGGGGGCTCGGCGTTCACCCTTCAGGGCGTGGACGGCGGCGAGATGACGGGCAACGAGGCGTGGGGGCCCGGCCTGGGGCTCGACGGCTCGGGGATCGCGGTCGTGAACTACCAGGCCGCCCGCAGCCGCAACATCAAGGTGGACGACAACATCCTCTGGGACTATCTCTGGCAGATACACGTCCGTCAGTCCGACAACATCGGCGGCGACCGCAACAAGCTCAGGAGCACCAGCGGTCGCCGGGTCAAAACGCCCATGTTCATGGACGCGGCGAACGGCGGGTTGTGGAGGTTCACTGAGATCAGCGACTTCACGGTCGATGGTGTCGGCTCGTGGAGCGGGACAGCCAACGTGACGTTCGAGGACACCATCTTCACGAACGGCGAGACGGCGTGGGGCGGCGGCGGCACGAACCTCCGCATCGTGCGGTCAAAGTACATCGGGGTCAAGACCGAGATCGGCGGCGGCAACTACATCGTCGTGAGCTGA
- a CDS encoding collagen-like protein, whose translation MSDLREVKGVRVGGVRTSRLSSIASVQVAYVGQRKGDPGPAGPRGLQGLRGEQGLRGERGLPGAQGAQGVPGTQGERGLQGLQGERGLPGLQGERGLLGLQGERGLQGPRGEKGEPGIQGPPGIGLDLTGIPDGALLTVIGGHIVPVIPGTTPGSTAQLVRREDGALSITGTRRVVREDGALSYPDLELIRREDGAIIWRAAS comes from the coding sequence ATGAGCGACCTACGCGAAGTGAAGGGGGTGCGGGTCGGGGGGGTCCGCACCTCGCGTCTGTCGAGCATCGCCAGCGTGCAGGTCGCTTACGTCGGCCAGCGCAAGGGCGACCCGGGCCCTGCGGGGCCGCGCGGGCTCCAGGGGCTGCGAGGTGAGCAGGGGCTGCGAGGCGAACGTGGCCTCCCGGGAGCGCAAGGGGCTCAGGGGGTGCCCGGCACCCAGGGTGAGCGCGGTCTCCAGGGTCTCCAGGGGGAGCGCGGTCTCCCCGGTCTTCAAGGCGAGCGCGGTCTTCTGGGGCTCCAGGGCGAGCGCGGGTTGCAGGGACCGAGGGGGGAAAAGGGCGAGCCCGGCATCCAGGGACCGCCCGGCATCGGCCTCGATCTCACGGGCATCCCGGACGGCGCCTTGCTCACTGTCATCGGCGGGCACATCGTGCCCGTCATCCCGGGGACCACGCCCGGCTCCACCGCCCAGCTCGTCCGGCGCGAGGACGGCGCCCTCTCCATCACCGGCACCCGGCGTGTCGTCCGCGAGGACGGCGCCCTCTCCTACCCCGACCTCGAACTCATCCGGCGCGAGGACGGCGCCATCATCTGGAGGGCAGCATCATGA
- a CDS encoding head-tail adaptor protein, whose amino-acid sequence MLRPKLRRQEPEEVTLLTAVKGSAGRLGEQAVTYVAGETHLAGITPLTAEEAVRLGLKAEVIRCRVRLPAGVTREPGDRVRFRGRDWRCVTVTTWRSFTLVVVEGV is encoded by the coding sequence GTGCTGCGGCCCAAGCTGCGGCGGCAGGAGCCGGAGGAGGTCACGCTCCTCACGGCGGTCAAGGGCTCAGCCGGGCGGCTGGGCGAGCAGGCCGTCACCTATGTGGCGGGTGAAACGCACCTCGCCGGGATCACCCCCCTCACTGCCGAGGAGGCGGTGCGACTGGGCCTCAAGGCGGAGGTGATTCGCTGCCGGGTGCGCCTCCCCGCTGGGGTGACCCGGGAGCCCGGGGACCGCGTTCGGTTCCGGGGGCGGGACTGGCGGTGTGTAACGGTGACGACGTGGCGGAGCTTCACGCTTGTCGTCGTCGAGGGGGTGTGA
- a CDS encoding phage virion morphogenesis protein has protein sequence MDLKNTRAAAIAIAEQAVAQEAQRLRNEVVEQLSQEGKGRTYEFEREFLKGDGTTAKVGQRRGVPHTASAPGDPPAVDTGRLRQSIVALKIAPGRWRVGTNVEYAFWLEFGTRRIAPRPFMRPAAEKVRRG, from the coding sequence GTGGACCTGAAAAACACCCGCGCTGCCGCCATCGCCATCGCCGAGCAGGCCGTGGCGCAGGAGGCCCAGCGACTCCGTAACGAGGTGGTCGAGCAGCTTTCGCAGGAGGGCAAGGGGCGGACGTACGAGTTCGAACGCGAGTTCCTCAAGGGGGATGGCACCACGGCCAAGGTCGGGCAACGGCGAGGGGTTCCGCACACGGCCAGCGCCCCTGGCGACCCGCCCGCCGTGGACACCGGCCGCCTGCGTCAGTCCATCGTCGCCCTCAAGATTGCGCCGGGGCGGTGGAGGGTTGGCACGAACGTCGAGTATGCGTTCTGGCTGGAGTTCGGGACGCGGCGGATCGCGCCCCGCCCATTCATGCGCCCGGCGGCGGAGAAGGTGCGCCGTGGCTGA
- a CDS encoding phage tail tape measure protein yields the protein MTSGGGLGGQADVVWIDIDARMEKYEARMAKLEGGAEDTGRRVGSKLGSAISLGLGVATSAALALAGGLAAAATSAVNLAGEQVKATAALEARLGTTAAEAQRLGDVAVQVFGNNFGGSLTEASEAVGTVRQQLGNLADDELQRVTEGALALKDSFGVEVPESIDATKTLMEQFGLTSQQATDFLAAGFQKGLDRSGDFLDTINEYSTQFANGGASAAQFFSLLENGLQGGSLGTDRAADAFKEFRVRVQDGSEGVANALESIGINSEDLAKKMASGQVTAAEAFTLVQQKLAGVKDENLRMQAGVALIGTQYEDLGQKGAAALSLTGRSMADLAGSTDKLNARYNTLGDFFGGLGRKVQVALLPAGQEVLKLANEAMPYLQKAASWLGDKLPGWIKSGVDGVKTFASSAVTAYNTLNNAYVQVSAGVERFTGFLKRNQEVLIPLAAGIGTVAGALAIHRAATIAATAITTAWTVATTAATAASVALRVAIAFITGPVGLAVAAITALVAAGVYLYRNWDEVKARALAIWGQVKEIVSNAIQGAVNFLRNIDLKQVAIDMILGYVNGIRAAGGLVLRAVQGLGSTVINGIKGILRIQSPSRVMHELGEFTSQGFVTGIESGRPNVRKAAEGTAKAFLDAFRDLQAERVVGKVDLSTYTKTLESAATQLRSQLSTVKEGTPAYTEWLKALSLVTKELGSLKGKSTEAQASAKEMADTLAKNRAALEKDISMERWVAGLRTATAAQLQHAQAQARAAGDSERYNAIKGELARRQDVATAATERATEAARREREELSNNRAQIVRGEQMEAYVRGLRSYTDAQLASNLATARAAGEVEKYNAIKSEQQRRTEAATAASDRAADAARREREAVQQGRDAIADTREYEAWKVAMRGATDAQLASGLAAYEAAGNQQRYNDVLAEQRRRAEEAAGAVSDLVDEQIRSANARYTDTQGAADSAHRQTYGAGDEGLIRSLVAFTGFSVEKVRSDVEGALADVKRFAPAVAATVERVYDDALKHRREVAAQQQEIDRQTFQNFQGGARRIADAYRVQQEAADDAAITFDYLSGILAELNAQGRDPAQSGFTTWLESLAQGSGRAAVAAQQLLDIMERQREVRDQLVQGDLNTASPARGVPQGRLNPFTPDTEGGPVEARGQRPAVQPGTASDPRVPAELSKAWDDLQRKVGDSKWLEETATRLKGLDAGQLAAAKSAAIARRDVAEFTAILTEEERRAQVGADSLRLIAEAAGELHTTLTGETLPAYEARARALEEQAAKDIEHRDRLLEVASAIRETGRAAEENAQALNLTVRIGGIDTGIQALDLFKDTAMGVAGVVQGVFSDLASGAQVTAKGVLGAFASMTLGIIRSVATSILAIQAQIIATQILNLITSLATFNPVALARAAAIALAAAAVAGIASGLESRLSSRVQGVTTTAASGSSSAPIAQRAAAETNSNVNIPSSQVTVAATPEGFAILAAAAREFREGVAEWREINRRGLRVSVQTEAARSSLAYDLATGGL from the coding sequence ATGACCAGCGGAGGCGGGCTCGGCGGACAGGCGGATGTCGTTTGGATCGACATCGACGCGCGGATGGAGAAGTACGAAGCCCGCATGGCGAAGCTGGAGGGCGGTGCCGAGGACACCGGCAGGCGGGTGGGAAGCAAGCTCGGCTCGGCCATCTCCCTCGGCCTGGGCGTCGCCACCTCCGCCGCTCTCGCCCTGGCGGGGGGACTCGCGGCGGCTGCGACGAGCGCCGTCAACCTCGCGGGTGAGCAGGTCAAGGCGACCGCCGCCCTGGAGGCCAGGCTGGGCACCACGGCCGCCGAGGCGCAGCGCCTGGGCGACGTGGCCGTGCAGGTGTTCGGGAACAACTTCGGCGGCTCGCTGACTGAGGCGAGCGAGGCCGTGGGAACCGTGCGCCAGCAGCTCGGCAACCTCGCCGACGACGAGCTGCAACGGGTAACCGAGGGGGCGCTGGCCCTCAAGGATTCGTTCGGCGTCGAGGTGCCCGAGAGCATCGACGCCACGAAAACCCTGATGGAACAGTTCGGCCTGACCTCGCAGCAGGCCACGGATTTCCTCGCCGCCGGGTTCCAGAAGGGGCTCGACCGCTCGGGGGATTTCCTCGACACCATCAACGAGTACAGCACCCAGTTCGCCAACGGCGGGGCGTCCGCCGCGCAGTTTTTCTCTCTGCTGGAGAACGGCCTTCAGGGCGGCTCCCTCGGCACCGACCGGGCCGCCGATGCCTTCAAGGAATTCCGGGTCAGGGTTCAGGACGGCTCCGAGGGCGTGGCGAACGCCCTGGAGAGCATCGGGATCAACAGCGAGGACCTCGCCAAGAAGATGGCGTCAGGTCAGGTCACCGCCGCCGAGGCGTTCACCCTCGTGCAGCAAAAGCTCGCCGGGGTCAAGGACGAGAACCTACGGATGCAGGCGGGCGTCGCGCTGATCGGCACCCAGTACGAGGACCTGGGGCAGAAGGGGGCGGCGGCGCTCTCCCTCACCGGCCGCAGCATGGCGGACCTCGCCGGGTCCACCGACAAGCTGAACGCCCGGTACAACACGCTCGGCGACTTTTTCGGCGGGCTGGGGCGGAAAGTCCAAGTCGCCCTCCTCCCCGCCGGTCAGGAGGTGCTCAAGCTCGCCAACGAGGCGATGCCGTACCTCCAGAAGGCCGCGTCGTGGCTGGGCGACAAGCTGCCCGGGTGGATCAAGAGTGGCGTCGATGGGGTAAAAACCTTCGCCTCCAGCGCCGTCACGGCGTACAACACCCTGAACAACGCCTATGTCCAGGTGTCCGCCGGGGTCGAGCGGTTCACGGGGTTCCTGAAGCGTAACCAGGAGGTGCTCATCCCCCTCGCGGCGGGCATCGGCACCGTCGCGGGGGCCCTCGCCATCCACCGGGCGGCCACCATCGCGGCGACCGCGATCACGACCGCGTGGACCGTCGCCACCACGGCGGCCACGGCCGCGAGCGTGGCGCTCCGCGTCGCCATCGCATTCATCACCGGACCCGTGGGGCTCGCCGTGGCCGCGATCACCGCCCTCGTCGCGGCCGGGGTCTACCTCTACCGCAACTGGGACGAGGTAAAGGCCAGGGCCCTGGCGATCTGGGGGCAGGTCAAGGAGATCGTCAGCAACGCGATCCAGGGGGCCGTGAACTTCCTGCGCAACATCGACTTGAAGCAGGTCGCCATCGACATGATCCTGGGCTACGTCAACGGGATCAGGGCAGCGGGCGGCCTGGTGCTGCGCGCGGTGCAGGGGCTCGGCTCGACCGTCATCAACGGGATCAAGGGCATCCTGCGCATCCAGAGCCCCAGCCGCGTGATGCACGAGCTGGGCGAGTTCACCTCGCAGGGCTTCGTGACCGGGATCGAGAGCGGGCGCCCGAACGTCCGCAAGGCGGCGGAGGGCACCGCGAAGGCGTTTCTCGACGCCTTCAGGGACCTCCAGGCGGAGCGGGTGGTCGGGAAGGTGGACCTCTCGACCTACACGAAGACGCTGGAGTCTGCCGCCACGCAACTGCGCTCGCAGCTCTCCACGGTGAAGGAGGGCACCCCCGCCTACACCGAATGGCTGAAGGCGCTCTCGCTCGTCACCAAGGAGCTGGGCAGCCTGAAGGGCAAGAGCACCGAGGCCCAGGCCAGCGCCAAGGAGATGGCGGACACGCTGGCGAAGAACCGCGCCGCTCTCGAAAAGGACATCTCGATGGAGCGGTGGGTGGCGGGCCTTCGCACCGCCACCGCCGCGCAGCTCCAGCACGCCCAAGCCCAGGCCCGCGCCGCCGGGGACTCCGAGCGGTACAACGCGATCAAGGGCGAGCTGGCACGCCGTCAGGACGTGGCGACCGCCGCCACCGAGCGGGCGACCGAGGCGGCCCGGCGCGAACGCGAGGAGCTGAGCAACAACCGGGCGCAGATCGTCCGGGGCGAGCAGATGGAGGCGTACGTCCGGGGGCTGCGCTCCTATACCGATGCGCAGCTCGCCAGCAACCTGGCGACGGCCAGGGCGGCGGGCGAGGTCGAGAAGTACAACGCCATCAAGAGCGAGCAGCAGCGCCGCACCGAGGCAGCTACGGCAGCGAGCGACCGGGCGGCAGATGCAGCCCGCCGCGAGCGGGAGGCCGTTCAGCAGGGGCGCGACGCCATCGCCGATACCCGCGAGTACGAAGCCTGGAAGGTCGCCATGCGCGGGGCCACCGACGCTCAGCTCGCCTCCGGGCTGGCCGCGTACGAGGCGGCGGGCAATCAGCAGCGTTACAACGACGTGCTCGCCGAGCAGCGGCGCCGGGCGGAGGAGGCGGCGGGCGCGGTTTCGGACCTCGTGGACGAGCAGATCAGGTCCGCAAACGCCCGTTACACCGACACCCAGGGGGCGGCAGACAGCGCCCACCGGCAGACCTACGGGGCAGGCGATGAGGGGCTCATTCGTTCGCTTGTGGCCTTCACCGGCTTCAGCGTCGAGAAGGTCCGCTCCGACGTGGAGGGGGCCCTGGCGGACGTGAAGCGGTTCGCCCCGGCGGTGGCAGCGACCGTCGAGCGCGTTTACGACGACGCCCTCAAGCACCGCCGGGAGGTGGCCGCCCAGCAGCAGGAAATCGACCGGCAGACCTTCCAGAACTTCCAGGGCGGCGCCCGTCGCATCGCCGACGCCTACCGGGTCCAGCAGGAGGCCGCCGACGACGCCGCAATCACGTTCGACTACCTCAGCGGCATCCTCGCCGAGCTGAACGCTCAAGGGCGCGATCCCGCCCAGAGTGGCTTCACCACGTGGCTGGAGAGCCTCGCGCAGGGCAGCGGGCGGGCCGCCGTCGCGGCTCAGCAACTCCTCGACATCATGGAGAGGCAGCGCGAGGTGCGCGATCAGCTCGTGCAGGGCGACCTCAACACGGCCAGCCCCGCGCGGGGTGTTCCGCAGGGGCGGCTCAACCCGTTCACCCCGGACACCGAGGGCGGCCCGGTCGAGGCGCGGGGGCAGCGCCCAGCCGTCCAGCCGGGCACGGCCTCCGATCCTCGCGTCCCTGCGGAGCTGAGCAAGGCGTGGGACGACCTCCAGCGCAAGGTGGGGGACTCGAAGTGGCTGGAGGAGACCGCTACCCGGCTCAAGGGGCTGGATGCTGGTCAGCTCGCGGCAGCGAAGTCTGCGGCCATCGCTCGCCGCGACGTGGCCGAATTCACCGCGATCCTGACCGAGGAGGAGCGGCGGGCACAAGTGGGCGCCGACTCTCTTCGTCTAATCGCCGAGGCGGCGGGCGAACTACACACCACCCTGACGGGGGAGACCCTGCCTGCCTACGAGGCCCGCGCCCGTGCGCTGGAGGAGCAGGCAGCGAAGGATATCGAGCACCGGGACCGCCTCCTCGAAGTCGCCTCTGCTATCCGCGAGACCGGACGCGCTGCTGAGGAGAACGCCCAGGCGCTCAACCTCACGGTGCGGATCGGGGGCATCGACACCGGCATCCAGGCTCTCGACCTGTTCAAGGACACGGCGATGGGCGTCGCGGGGGTCGTTCAGGGCGTGTTCAGCGACCTCGCCTCCGGGGCGCAGGTCACCGCGAAGGGCGTGCTGGGGGCGTTCGCCAGCATGACGCTGGGGATCATCAGGTCCGTAGCCACGAGCATCCTCGCCATCCAGGCGCAGATCATCGCCACCCAGATTCTCAACCTGATCACCAGCCTCGCCACGTTCAACCCGGTGGCGCTCGCCCGGGCGGCAGCCATCGCGCTCGCGGCGGCGGCCGTCGCGGGCATCGCGTCGGGCCTGGAGTCGCGCCTCTCCAGCCGGGTGCAGGGGGTCACCACCACGGCGGCGAGCGGCAGCTCCTCCGCCCCCATCGCCCAGCGGGCGGCGGCAGAGACGAACAGCAACGTCAACATCCCCTCCTCGCAGGTGACGGTCGCCGCCACCCCGGAGGGGTTCGCCATCCTCGCTGCCGCTGCCCGGGAATTCCGGGAAGGCGTGGCGGAGTGGCGCGAGATCAATCGCCGGGGCCTGCGGGTCTCGGTGCAGACGGAAGCGGCGAGGAGCAGCCTCGCGTACGACCTCGCCACGGGCGGGCTGTGA